GGCGTGGCCGGCGGCCACGACGAGCGTGAGCAGACGCTCAACCAGCTGCTCGCGGAGATGGACGGCTTCGACAGCCGCGCGGGCCTCATCATCCTGGCGGCGACGAACCGCCCGGAGATTTTGGACAGCGCGCTGATGCGCCCGGGCCGCTTCGACCGGCAGGTGCTGGTGGACCGCCCGGACAAGCGCGGCCGCGAGCGCGTGCTGGAGATCCACGCCAAGGGCGTGAAGCTGTCCTCCGACGTGGACCTCAAGGTGATTGCGTCGCGCACGCCGGGCTTCGCTGGCGCGGACCTGGCCAACGTGGTGAACGAGGCGGCGCTGCTGGCCGCGCGCAAGAACCGCGACGCGGTGATGCGGGCGGACTTCGAGGAGGCCATCGAGCGCGTGGTGGCGGGCCTGGAGAAGAAGAACCGCCGCATGAACGAGCGCGAGAAGGAGATCGTCGCGCACCACGAGGCGGGCCACGCGGTGGTGGGCTGGATGCTGCCCTACGCGGAGCGGGTGACGAAGGTGTCCATCATCCCGCGAGGCCTGGCGGCGCTGGGCTACACCATGTCGCTGCCCCTGGAGGACCGCTACCTCATGTCGCTGGACGAGCTGCGCGACAAGATGGCGGGCATGATGGGCGGCCGCGCGGCGGAGGAGATCTTCATCGGCGAGGTGTCCACCGGCGCGTCCAACGACATCAAGCAGGCGACGGAGATCGCCAAGATGATGGTCCGCGACTACGGCATGAGCACGCTGGGGCCGGTGGCGCTGAGCGGTGAGCAGGGGCCGGGCTTCCTCCGGTCCGCGGGCCTGCCGGAGTCGCGCACGTACTCCGAGCAGACGGCGCGGATGATCGACGAGGAGGTCCGCAAGATGGTCTCCGAGGCGCTCGACCGGGCCCGGGAGGTCCTCCACACCAACCGCGACAAGGTGGAGGCCCTGGCGGCGCGGCTCCTGGCGACGGAGGTCATCGAGGAGGAGGCGATGATCGCCATCCTGGGGCCCAAGGTGCAGGCGCAGCGCGGCCTGCTCCACCCGGAGGCCCGCACGGTCATCTCCGCGCACCCCGTGGGCGGCACGGAGTCCGAGCCGACCGTCCCGCCGACGCAGCACGCGGAAGGCAAGCTCGACTCGTAGGCTGAGCCTGCCTGCCCTCCGGGCAGCCCTTCGCCCACCGGATCCACCGCCAGCCTGCGGTGGCCGGTGGGCGAAATTACTTTCCAACGACAAGGAGGCGTCGCCGTGGAGAACCGGATCGGAAAGAGCTACGTCGCGCGGAAAGCGTTGTTCGCCAAGGGCCTGAAGGACGGCCGGCTCACGGTGCAGGAGATCGAGGAGGCGCTGCCCCCGGGGACGCTGACGGCCGCCGAGCGGTGGCTCCTCTACTACTCCCTTCGTGCCGCCCAGGTGGAGATCATCGACGAGGTGACGGGACAGGTGGATCACGGCTTCATGGCGGAAGCGCCGCCGGCGGCCCCGTCCAACCACTAGGCGCGTTGACAGGGCCGCCCTCGCGGTTACGTTCGCGCCGCTCATCGAGGTCCGCTTCTTCCAACCCCTGGCGCAGGTTCGACAATGGACGGCAATCCCCGCAGCGACGAGACCCCGGAGACGCAGGCCCCCGCCGACAGTGAGGCGGAGGGCGCGTCCGCCGACACGCAGGCCGAGGCCGCCCAGGATGGCGAGGTGGCGCGGCTCCAGGCGGAGCTGGAGGCGTCGCGCCGCCGGGTGAACGAGCTGGCCCGGGGGCTCCAGGACCTCACCAAGGACCGGGAGGAGTTCAAGCAGCGCATCACCCGCGAGCGCGAGCGGATGCTCGACGTGGAGCGCGGCAACGTGGCCCGCACGCTGCTGGAGGCCATCGACGAGCTGGACCTGGTGCTGGCCAACAGCCAGCAGGACACGTCGCCCCTGGTGCAGGGCGTGCGGATGATCCGCGACAGCCTGCTGTCCAAGGCCCAGGCCACCGGCATCGAGCGCCTCCAGGTGGTGGGGCGCCCGTATGATCCGAACGTCGCCGAGGCGGCGGACATGGAGGTGACCCCGGTGGAGGGAGACGACCAGAAGGTGGTCGCCGAGTTCCGCGCGGGCTACCGCCTGAAGGACCGCATCATCCGCCCCGCCCGGGTGAAGGTGGCCCGGTACGTGGCCCCGGCCCAGGCCTGAGAAGTCCCTCCTGCCCGCGTCCCGGGGAGCCCCAGGGCTCCGGTGTCGCGGCCGGGAAGGCCGGGGGCCGCCGGTCTGTTGGGCCCTGACGCCATGGCCCGCCGTGTAAGCTGCCGCCCCGTGTCCGTCCGACTGCTCAGCGTCCTGCTCGTGGTGGCGCTCGCCCCGGTGGCGGGAGCCTCCGAGGATCCGCTCACGCCCTGGCTCCAG
Above is a window of Corallococcus caeni DNA encoding:
- the ftsH gene encoding ATP-dependent zinc metalloprotease FtsH, with product MKPQDLPPGMGPRGKKSDKPTPTKGGFKFGSPLGYILLLVLGFLLFRNVFQDAGVRRVSYSQLRDAVENNQFSRVQISNEWVKGFLKENAQPPPGERGTLRSEPSALPWMAYRVPGDEGLVPLLEQKGIQFEAVPQSSFSEVLWIWLIPMGLLILFWSFMMRRMSGGMGQGPQSVMSFGKTRAKVQAENDTGVGFKDVAGVDEAVDELREIVEFLKTPEKFRRLGGRIPKGVLLVGPPGTGKTLLARAVAGEAGVPFFNLSGSEFVEMFVGVGAARVRDLFAQATAKAPCIIFIDELDAIGKSRNSGVAGGHDEREQTLNQLLAEMDGFDSRAGLIILAATNRPEILDSALMRPGRFDRQVLVDRPDKRGRERVLEIHAKGVKLSSDVDLKVIASRTPGFAGADLANVVNEAALLAARKNRDAVMRADFEEAIERVVAGLEKKNRRMNEREKEIVAHHEAGHAVVGWMLPYAERVTKVSIIPRGLAALGYTMSLPLEDRYLMSLDELRDKMAGMMGGRAAEEIFIGEVSTGASNDIKQATEIAKMMVRDYGMSTLGPVALSGEQGPGFLRSAGLPESRTYSEQTARMIDEEVRKMVSEALDRAREVLHTNRDKVEALAARLLATEVIEEEAMIAILGPKVQAQRGLLHPEARTVISAHPVGGTESEPTVPPTQHAEGKLDS
- a CDS encoding RNA polymerase sigma factor region1.1 domain-containing protein — translated: MENRIGKSYVARKALFAKGLKDGRLTVQEIEEALPPGTLTAAERWLLYYSLRAAQVEIIDEVTGQVDHGFMAEAPPAAPSNH
- a CDS encoding nucleotide exchange factor GrpE translates to MDGNPRSDETPETQAPADSEAEGASADTQAEAAQDGEVARLQAELEASRRRVNELARGLQDLTKDREEFKQRITRERERMLDVERGNVARTLLEAIDELDLVLANSQQDTSPLVQGVRMIRDSLLSKAQATGIERLQVVGRPYDPNVAEAADMEVTPVEGDDQKVVAEFRAGYRLKDRIIRPARVKVARYVAPAQA